A section of the Serratia liquefaciens ATCC 27592 genome encodes:
- a CDS encoding YgdI/YgdR family lipoprotein, whose product MKKWVMAVSALVMAAGLAGCSSDYVMATKDGNMILTQGKPEIDQDTGLISYKDEKGNHRQINGDQVSQVIER is encoded by the coding sequence ATGAAAAAGTGGGTAATGGCAGTGTCTGCGTTGGTGATGGCCGCCGGGTTGGCGGGATGCTCCAGCGATTACGTGATGGCGACCAAAGACGGCAATATGATCCTGACTCAGGGCAAGCCAGAGATTGACCAAGATACCGGCCTCATCAGCTATAAAGACGAAAAAGGCAACCATCGCCAGATCAACGGCGATCAGGTTTCACAGGTCATCGAACGCTAG